The Oncorhynchus tshawytscha isolate Ot180627B linkage group LG12, Otsh_v2.0, whole genome shotgun sequence genome includes a window with the following:
- the mmp11a gene encoding stromelysin-3 isoform X2, with the protein MLKDVLYRGTQRQKRFVLFGGRLEKTDLTYKVVRFPWQMSEDKVRRVLQEALRVWSEVTPLTFTEVSSGKADIVIDFTRYWHGDNLPFDGPGGILAHAFFPQTHREGDIHFDYDEAWTLGNYMGTDLLQVAAHEFGHVLGLQHSREPGAVMSPYYSFSYPLELSEDDKLGIQYLYGHRPHIPPPSPLSLSPPPQITTETNEIISSIPDVCQTDFDAVSMIRGELFFFKSSYVWRIREGRLEAGYPALASRHWRGIPESIDAAFEDQSGSIWFFQGQSYWVFDAERQITGPEPVRRLGLSVSHIQAALLWGQDSSYNTYFFKSGSYWRFSPKENRVHSVYPRNMQDWSGIPSDVDAAFKDQYGYAHFIRGRQYWKFDPVEMNLLQGYPRYIGMDFFGCLNA; encoded by the exons ATGCTGAAAGATGTCCTCTACAGGgggacacaaagacagaaacgCTTTGTCCTGTTCGGGGGGCGCTTGGAGAAGACTGACCTCACCTACAA AGTGGTTCGCTTCCCCTGGCAGATGAGTGAGGACAAGGTTCGGCGTGTCCTGCAGGAAGCACTGAGAGTGTGGAGTGAGGTCACACCCCTCACCTTCACTGAGGTCAGCAGTGGAAAGGCTGACATTGTCATTGACTTCACCAG GTACTGGCATGGAGATAACCTGCCCTTTGACGGGCCTGGGGGCATTCTAGCCCATGCCTTCTTCCCCCAGACCCACAGGGAGGGCGACATCCATTTTGACTATGATGAAGCATGGACCCTTGGCAACTACATGG GCACAGACCTCCTCCAAGTGGCTGCTCATGAGTTTGGGCATGTTCTGGGCCTGCAGCACTCCCGGGAACCGGGTGCAGTGATGTCCCCTTATTACAGCTTCTCCTATCCCCTGGAGCTGAGCGAGGATGACAAGCTGGGGATCCAATACCTGTACGGCCATCGTCCACATATCCCGCCCCCATCTCCACTATCACTATCACCACCGCCACAAATCACCACAGAGACCAATGAGATCATTAGTAGTATC cCTGATGTCTGCCAGACAGACTTTGATGCTGTGTCTATGATCCGCGGGGAGCTGTTTTTCTTTAAATCAAGCTATGTGTGGCGCATTCGGGAGGGGCGGCTGGAGGCGGGCTACCCCGCGCTGGCGTCCCGCCATTGGAGGGGGATTCCAGAGAGCATTGATGCTGCCTTTGAAGACCAATCAGGGAGTATCTGGTTCTTTCAAG gtcAAAGCTACTGGGTGTTTGATGCAGAGAGACAGATCACAGGGCCAGAACCTGTGCGGAGGCTCGGCCTGTCAGTCTCCCACATCCAGGCAGCCCTGCTCTGGGGCCAGGACAGCAGTTACAACACCTACTTCTTCAAGTCAGGCAGCTACTGGAGGTTCAGCCCCAAGGAGAACCGCGTCCACTCTGTCTACCCTCGCAACATGCAGGACTGGAGCGGCATCCCCAGTGATGTAGACGCAGCCTTCAAGGACCAATACG GCTATGCCCACTTTATCCGAGGGAGGCAGTACTGGAAGTTTGATCCTGTGGAGATGAATTTACTACAGGGGTATCCTCGCTATATTGGAATGGACTTCTTTGGCTGCCTAAATGCATGA
- the mmp11a gene encoding stromelysin-3 isoform X1, which yields MMMMLTSILLPCVFTLQCLRSMHCSPVPEGSRYQAAPEWLQRSDLHNLKKRGRAHPQDTLKDTALTRGDPIRAALVTNSTEVSNRPRCGVPDYPMLKDVLYRGTQRQKRFVLFGGRLEKTDLTYKVVRFPWQMSEDKVRRVLQEALRVWSEVTPLTFTEVSSGKADIVIDFTRYWHGDNLPFDGPGGILAHAFFPQTHREGDIHFDYDEAWTLGNYMGTDLLQVAAHEFGHVLGLQHSREPGAVMSPYYSFSYPLELSEDDKLGIQYLYGHRPHIPPPSPLSLSPPPQITTETNEIISSIPDVCQTDFDAVSMIRGELFFFKSSYVWRIREGRLEAGYPALASRHWRGIPESIDAAFEDQSGSIWFFQGQSYWVFDAERQITGPEPVRRLGLSVSHIQAALLWGQDSSYNTYFFKSGSYWRFSPKENRVHSVYPRNMQDWSGIPSDVDAAFKDQYGYAHFIRGRQYWKFDPVEMNLLQGYPRYIGMDFFGCLNA from the exons GAATGGCTCCAGAGGTCTGATCTCCACAAcctgaagaagagaggaagagccCATCCTCAGGACACACTCAAAGACACAGCCTTGACCAGAGGAGACCCTATAAGAGCAGCCCTGGTAACTAACAGCACTGAGGTGTCTAACCGCCCCCGCTGTGGGGTCCCTGACTACCCCATGCTGAAAGATGTCCTCTACAGGgggacacaaagacagaaacgCTTTGTCCTGTTCGGGGGGCGCTTGGAGAAGACTGACCTCACCTACAA AGTGGTTCGCTTCCCCTGGCAGATGAGTGAGGACAAGGTTCGGCGTGTCCTGCAGGAAGCACTGAGAGTGTGGAGTGAGGTCACACCCCTCACCTTCACTGAGGTCAGCAGTGGAAAGGCTGACATTGTCATTGACTTCACCAG GTACTGGCATGGAGATAACCTGCCCTTTGACGGGCCTGGGGGCATTCTAGCCCATGCCTTCTTCCCCCAGACCCACAGGGAGGGCGACATCCATTTTGACTATGATGAAGCATGGACCCTTGGCAACTACATGG GCACAGACCTCCTCCAAGTGGCTGCTCATGAGTTTGGGCATGTTCTGGGCCTGCAGCACTCCCGGGAACCGGGTGCAGTGATGTCCCCTTATTACAGCTTCTCCTATCCCCTGGAGCTGAGCGAGGATGACAAGCTGGGGATCCAATACCTGTACGGCCATCGTCCACATATCCCGCCCCCATCTCCACTATCACTATCACCACCGCCACAAATCACCACAGAGACCAATGAGATCATTAGTAGTATC cCTGATGTCTGCCAGACAGACTTTGATGCTGTGTCTATGATCCGCGGGGAGCTGTTTTTCTTTAAATCAAGCTATGTGTGGCGCATTCGGGAGGGGCGGCTGGAGGCGGGCTACCCCGCGCTGGCGTCCCGCCATTGGAGGGGGATTCCAGAGAGCATTGATGCTGCCTTTGAAGACCAATCAGGGAGTATCTGGTTCTTTCAAG gtcAAAGCTACTGGGTGTTTGATGCAGAGAGACAGATCACAGGGCCAGAACCTGTGCGGAGGCTCGGCCTGTCAGTCTCCCACATCCAGGCAGCCCTGCTCTGGGGCCAGGACAGCAGTTACAACACCTACTTCTTCAAGTCAGGCAGCTACTGGAGGTTCAGCCCCAAGGAGAACCGCGTCCACTCTGTCTACCCTCGCAACATGCAGGACTGGAGCGGCATCCCCAGTGATGTAGACGCAGCCTTCAAGGACCAATACG GCTATGCCCACTTTATCCGAGGGAGGCAGTACTGGAAGTTTGATCCTGTGGAGATGAATTTACTACAGGGGTATCCTCGCTATATTGGAATGGACTTCTTTGGCTGCCTAAATGCATGA